In Deltaproteobacteria bacterium PRO3, one DNA window encodes the following:
- a CDS encoding uracil-DNA glycosylase, which produces MTLLQLQRRIVACRLCPRLVRWREEVARLRKPAFADQVYWGRPVPGFGDPAARLWIVGLAPAAHGANRTGRMFTGDRSGDWLYRALHKAGFANQARSVSRDDGLKLYGAYISAVLRCAPPGNKPLPLERERCHPYLEAELGLLKRLRVILALGSIAWDGVLGLLAGQGWVVRPKTKFTHGAEAQVGPYRLLGSYHPSQQNTFTGKLTEPMFDAIFRRAKALIG; this is translated from the coding sequence ATGACACTGCTTCAACTCCAGCGGCGCATCGTCGCCTGTCGCCTCTGTCCCAGACTCGTCCGTTGGCGGGAAGAAGTCGCGCGCCTGCGCAAGCCGGCCTTCGCGGACCAAGTCTATTGGGGCAGGCCCGTCCCCGGTTTCGGCGACCCCGCGGCCCGGCTCTGGATCGTCGGCCTGGCCCCCGCCGCGCACGGCGCCAATCGCACGGGGCGGATGTTCACCGGCGACCGCTCCGGCGACTGGCTCTACCGCGCCCTGCACAAGGCCGGCTTCGCCAACCAGGCGCGCTCCGTTTCGCGGGACGACGGCCTTAAGCTGTACGGCGCCTACATCAGCGCCGTCCTGCGTTGCGCCCCTCCCGGGAACAAGCCGCTGCCCCTGGAGCGCGAGCGCTGCCATCCTTACCTCGAGGCCGAGCTGGGCCTCCTGAAACGCCTCCGCGTGATCCTGGCCTTGGGCAGCATCGCCTGGGACGGCGTCCTGGGGCTCTTGGCGGGCCAGGGTTGGGTGGTGAGGCCAAAGACCAAGTTCACCCACGGCGCCGAGGCCCAGGTGGGCCCTTACCGCCTCCTGGGCTCCTACCACCCCAGCCAGCAGAATACCTTCACGGGGAAATTGACCGAGCCGATGTTCGATGCGATCTTTCGCCGGGCGAAGGCCTTAATTGGATAG